A portion of the Pectobacterium brasiliense genome contains these proteins:
- the fpr gene encoding ferredoxin--NADP(+) reductase, with the protein MAEWVTGKVVQVENWTESLFSIRVHAPTDAFTAGQYGKLALEIDGEKVQRAYSYVNAPSDPTLEFYLVTVPEGKLSPHLHALQPGSDVLIVKEAAGFFVLEEVPDCETLWMLATGTGIGPYLSILQEGKGLERFKNIVLVHAARFSRDLSYLPLMQQLQQRYHGQLRIQTVVSREEETGSLTGRIPQLISSGTLEAAVGLPMDAATSHVMLCGNPQMVRDTQLLLKEERQMTKHLRRRPGHMTAENYW; encoded by the coding sequence ATGGCTGAATGGGTGACAGGCAAGGTAGTTCAGGTAGAAAACTGGACAGAAAGTCTGTTTAGCATTCGGGTTCACGCGCCCACCGATGCATTCACTGCCGGGCAGTATGGCAAACTGGCGCTGGAGATTGATGGCGAGAAGGTGCAGCGCGCTTATTCCTACGTGAATGCGCCCAGCGATCCCACGCTCGAGTTCTACCTGGTGACAGTGCCAGAAGGTAAGCTCAGCCCGCATCTGCATGCGTTGCAGCCCGGCTCAGACGTCCTGATCGTCAAAGAGGCTGCGGGCTTTTTCGTACTGGAAGAAGTGCCTGATTGCGAAACGCTGTGGATGCTGGCAACAGGGACAGGCATCGGCCCTTATCTGTCAATTCTTCAGGAAGGCAAGGGTCTGGAGCGTTTTAAGAATATCGTGCTGGTTCACGCCGCCCGCTTCTCACGCGATCTGAGCTATCTGCCGCTAATGCAGCAATTACAGCAGCGCTACCACGGTCAACTGCGTATTCAAACGGTCGTCAGTCGGGAAGAAGAAACGGGCTCGCTGACGGGCCGCATTCCCCAGCTTATCAGCAGCGGTACGCTGGAGGCCGCCGTAGGCCTGCCGATGGATGCAGCAACAAGCCACGTCATGCTGTGCGGCAACCCGCAGATGGTACGCGACACGCAGCTGTTGTTGAAAGAAGAGCGCCAAATGACCAAGCACCTGCGTCGCAGACCCGGTCATATGACTGCCGAAAACTATTGGTAA